The Lampris incognitus isolate fLamInc1 chromosome 15, fLamInc1.hap2, whole genome shotgun sequence genomic interval accaaagtgctgtacagaccagagcaaGTAGTTAagacacaaatacaagaaacaccgacataaacaacaaggcacatagctcgtaggcacaaataaacaacacatggacaTGGGCACAAGCCAGAAAccagccacatcaggaggattcagacGTCAGAGAGTGAAAGTACGTTTTGAGCCGGGACTTACGAGagtggctggagggggcagatcttGTAGGGAGGGGGATGCTGTTCATtgtctagggcagtgtttctcaaccctgtcgtcaaggaccccctatcctgcatattgtctttgcaaccctgaataggtacctgtttgtagttattcaaccaatcagcaatgaattttgtcagatgttgcacaccttgcataattaagtgctgcgagatgattggtcgagtaagtacaagcagagctgcCTATGCAGGgtaacaatgaaaatctgcaggatatggggtccttgaggactgagttgagaaacactggtatagGGGCTACAGCCACAAAGGCGCGGTCCCCCCTGAGCTTAAGCTTATTTTATGAGGACCTTCAGTCCGTTGTACCCACCTGCCAGCAGCAGTCTGGATTTGCTGTGGGAACACAGGAAATAAGCAAGGCCTCCATACTGCAGACGACCACTGACTACGTCCAGTTTCTTCACGAGGAGAAGAAGCCAGGCCACCATACTGCAGACGACCACTGACTACGTCCAGTTTCTTCACGAGGAGAAGAAGCCAGGCCACCATACTGCAGAAGACCACATACAATGTCTTcacaagcagaagaagaagctagAGGAGGACGTGTCCACACTGAAGAAGGAAGTGATGGCCCTAAAGATCATGAAAACGAACTCTGAGCACATAGTGAAAGCCAACCAGAACAACCCCCAGCAAGGGGAGGAGCAGGTGTCTGACCAGGTCAAGTTTAGCATCTTTCAGAGCATGATGGACTCCCCGTTCCAATCCTTCAGCAACTCTGTATCAGTCAACAGTTTCCAAGAACTCTCCGCCTGCATCGCCAGTTGGGTCGAGGAGCTCTGCAAGCCCCGGACTTTGGGGGAGATCATGCTCGGAGTGCTCAGGTAGCACAGCTGTACTGATTCTGTTCAATCTCCAGACTGAACCCTGCCC includes:
- the LOC130125069 gene encoding max-like protein X → MGTSQKPATSGGFRRQRVKDLQSVVPTCQQQSGFAVGTQEISKASILQTTTDYVQFLHKQKKKLEEDVSTLKKEVMALKIMKTNSEHIVKANQNNPQQGEEQVSDQVKFSIFQSMMDSPFQSFSNSVSVNSFQELSACIASWVEELCKPRTLGEIMLGVLR